The window tttgttttctgtttcaGAATTGTTTCAATTTTTCTTGTCTATGGGgttttgttttgattctttCCTTCGACTCTTTTCCGAAATATGCTTTGCCCGCTTTGGAAACAGACAATACAAGACAACGTATAGGAACATGCaagcagagaaaaaaaaatgaattgggAGGAGAGCGTACGTActgttagtttcttttcttcGAGCACCCAACAACTTCATTATTTAAACTTTGGTAAACAGTAAACCCCGACAATTTTTCAGCAGACTAAAATATTCTGCTTTACCAGGTTCCCGAACTTTTACCTCCATATTATAAAAGCGGATTCTATTTGTATTATAGTGTAGATTTCCAGTAAAACAGTAGACACTTTTgctcaaaattaaaataattttaagaaaaattaggGGAAAGCAACACATATAATCAAGGTATCAAGAGATTCAACAACAGCTAAAAAAGCTGAAATCTCACAACTTGGGTTAAGATGCTCATAGAATACAACAAGACTGGTGGATATTTCTAAGTCCACCGGCACAGGCTAGTCTTGTTCAGCGAGTTCTTCATCTTCTGACACACCTCGGACGTACAAAACGTTGTCGCATCTGTTTGAACAAAGGTAgtaaattaaaaacaaagagATCCGAGAAAGTTAACACAACTAACAAAGGTTAAGATGATGAATGTGTGTTCAGTTAACTTTGCGAATGAAGCAAGACAAATGAAGTTATAGATTACCTGATCAAGATCTCTCCGAGGTTTCCTGTCAATTGTCCATCAATGTATTCTTCAGTGTTTCCAAGCTGCAAAGCACAGTATGGCCAAACTCAAATGACTACTAAACTGAAAAGAATGATATAGGCCTATCTGTATAACTAAATTGATTTCTATCACTCCTAGCTTTTAACATTAATTACAACATCAATCTTTGTTCAAAACTTCATCCTACTTTAGCATTCTCGAACAGATCataaaaatgctaaaggaaagtACCTGCAAGTTCATGTAGGAGTCAACAGAGGCGAGGAAACCTGTAAAATAGATAAGACTCATGTAAGAAACATTACAAGCTTTTGGTTATCATATCAAAACTCATAATggttttaaaaaagataattaccTTTGTATTCCATTCCCCATTTGAGCTTGACGATAACCGTCTTTCCGGTTAAGTTGTTCAAGAACGGCTTCGGGTTTACTGGTATATATGGTCTGCACAAATCTCACCaatatacaaaacaaattacaaaGCCAAGCTTAATAGAAATCGTGATAAAACCCTAAAACAATCATGGGTTCGCAAAATCAGAGcttgaaaacaccaaagttcGAAGCTTTTTGAAAGTTCTAATGCTACTTGAACAAGTAAAGTTACAACCTTTAAGCTCAAccaagtaaagaaaaaaaagaaatcgaagCTCAAATTAACGAAACTTACAGCCATGAGTGATGGAACGAAGAGACGAATCGAAGAGTGGGAGGAAGTACAAATCGCTAAAAACTTACAAATATATTTAgtgtaaaattatttgaatgattattaaaataaccataataataataacacatCTATTACGTATATATATTAACAGTTCCGTTCTACAATATGAACACTGTTTTGTTTTAGAGTATAGTCAAAGTTATAACCAGCATAGAAACAGTCCCAATGATGATCAT of the Brassica rapa cultivar Chiifu-401-42 chromosome A03, CAAS_Brap_v3.01, whole genome shotgun sequence genome contains:
- the LOC103861943 gene encoding probable small nuclear ribonucleoprotein F, with translation MEYKGFLASVDSYMNLQLGNTEEYIDGQLTGNLGEILIRCDNVLYVRGVSEDEELAEQD